One part of the Rutidosis leptorrhynchoides isolate AG116_Rl617_1_P2 chromosome 1, CSIRO_AGI_Rlap_v1, whole genome shotgun sequence genome encodes these proteins:
- the LOC139853464 gene encoding uncharacterized protein yields MSQKARLKWAAEGGDNTKYFHSCIRRNLNKTKICGLSDCIWQESPTLINEEIFRFYKKSFQNAKILAIRLKRVIPQLVSQEHSAFIKGHYIVDGILVANDIIIEELKIRKCKSLVFKEDFAKAFDSLNWEYILGVLKVMGFGDRWIFWIGSCIKSASVSILINGSPTKEFVLKRGVSTGDFPLMYLGLSIGNKVTKLKDCELYIDKVHGWETILSSYARGGLNVGSLKAKNLALMGKWWWRFHTQKNAFWFNIIKSIYGQDGGLGTHISSVTPYIFF; encoded by the exons ATGTCacaaaaagctagattaaaatggGCGGCCGAGGGTGGTGACAATACGAAATACTTCCATTCATGTATTCGGCGTAATTTGAATAAGACAAAGATCTGTGGCCTGTCAGACTGTATATGGCAGGAATCACCCACTCTAATTAATGAAGAAATCTTCAGATTCTACAAGAAAAGTTTCCAGAACG CTAAAATCCTAGCTATTCGTCTAAAAAGGGTGATACCACAGCTTGTTAGTCAAGAGCATAGTGCATTTATTAAAGGACACTACATAGTTGATGGTATCTTGGTTGCTAATGATATAATAATTGAGGAGCTAAAAATCCGAAAATGTAAAAGTTTAGTTTTCAAGGAAGATTTTGCCAAAGCATTTGATAGTTTGAACTGGGAGTATATCCTAGGTGTCCTGAAAGTTATGGGTTTCGGTGATAGATGGATATTTTGGATTGGTTCATGTATCAAGTCGGCTTCCGTATCCATCCTTATTAACGGGTCCCCAACAAAAGAGTTTGTACTTAAGAGAGGAGTAAG TACGGGTGACTTTCCGTTGATGTATCTCGGGTTGTCAATTGGGAACAAAGTGACAAAATTAAAAGATTGTGAACTGTACATTGATAAGGTTCACG GCTGGGAAACCATTTTGTCTTCGTATGCTCGAGGTGGGTTAAACGTTGGTTCTCTTAAAGCCAAAAATTTGGCTTTAatgggtaaatggtggtggcgtttccaCACTCAAAAGAACGCATTTTGGTTCAATATCATTAAAAGCATATATGGGCAGGACGGGGGGTTGGGGACACACATATCTTCTGTAACACcgtacatttttttttaa
- the LOC139853470 gene encoding uncharacterized protein, with product MSVDTATETDDAITGMFLINSSPARVLFDCGENRSFMSVTLCDKLKLPINVLSEPLRIEVGNGRTVPVTTFVSGVTIEIDRNEFPMTCLVMPIPNFDVVLGMDWLSRHKASIKCDKKIIHFPLADGTRAVARGEWGGFNCPLISMMKAKKSLEKGCDSFLAYVIDAKKEKKSVFDIPIVFEFPEVFLDELPGLPPVREVEYKIELLPGSTLVAKAPYQLAPSEIRDMMSQMQELLDRGFIRPNLIDRLKIAQLEALKEEHLKSEILVKRKVNLIDDSRGLKTFNRDLRFVSNFWQSLPENLGTRVNLSATYHPQTDGQSERTIQTTLTCWLETGEKQFVGPEIVKLTTEKVAIAREKLKAVRDRQKMYADPRRQPVIFTVGEQIVVLDLPAELAGIHNTINVSYLRKCKVDDVSQILPLQDLKVDMNKKLVEEPVRIVVKKITKLRHKQIPMVLVEWKHSLGSNLTWETEELMRTRYPRWFELDQISRTESPLRVVDL from the exons ATGTCGGTTGATACAGCTACTGAAACCGACGATGCGATTACCGGTATGTTTCTGATAAATTCTTCGccggctcgtgtgttatttgattgtgGAGAGAATCGCTCTTTTATGTCTGTTACATTATGTGATAAGTTGAAATTGCCTATTAACGTATTATCTGAACCTTTAAGAATAGAAGTGGGTAATGGTAGAACGGTTCCAGTCACAACCTTTGTGTCTGGAGTAACCATTGAAATAGATCGAAATGAATTCCCTATGACTTGTCTTGTTATGCCTATACCGAACTTTGATGTCGTATTAGGTATGGATTGGTTAAGCCGCCATAAGGCAAGTATAAAATGTGATAAGAAAATAATTCATTTTCCTTTGGCCGATGGGACACGGGCTGTGGCCCGAGGTGAATGGGGCGGGTTTAATTGTCCATTAATTTCGATGATGAAAGCTAAGAAATCGTTAGAAAAGGGGTGTGATTCGTTTCTAGCATATGTGATCGATGCAAAGAAAGAGAAGAAATCCGTGTTCGATATCCCGATAGTGTTCGAATTCCCAGAAGTCTTCCTAGATGAATTGCCGGGTTTACCGCCAGTTAGGGAAGTAGAATATAAAATCGAGTTGTTGCCAGGATCCACACTAGTTGCTAAAGCTCCGTATCAATTAGCACCGTCCGAGATTCGTGATATGATGTCACAAATGCAAGAGTTGCTAGATCGTGGGTTTATTCGGCCAa ATTTGATTGATCGGTTAAAGATAGCCCAATTAGAAGCTTTGAAGGAAGAACATTTGAAATCAGAGATATTAGTAAAGCGAAAAGTGAATTTAATTGACGATTCTCGTGGATTAAAGACTTTCa ATAGAGATTTGAGGTTCGTGTCTAATTTTTGGCAGAGTTTACCGGAGAATTTGGGTACTCGAGTTAATCTTAGCgcaacgtatcatcctcaaacagacggtcaaagtgaacgtacTATTCAGAC AACGCTGACATGTTGGTTAGAAACTGGAGAGAAACAGTTTGTGGGTCCAGAGATTGTAAAGTTAACTACCGAGAAAGTAGCAATTGCACGCGAGAAATTGAAAGCCGtaagagatagacaaaagatgtatgccgaTCCTCGCAGACAGCCAGTTATTTTCACCGTAGGTGAGCAG ATAGTAGTATTAGATCTTCCTgctgagttagctggtattcataacacAATCAATGTGTCTTATCTTCGTAAGTGCAAGGTAGACGATGTAAGTCAGATTCTACCACTACAAGATTTGAAAGTTGATATGAataagaagttagtagaagagccTGTAAGAATTGTAGTCAAGAAGATTACTAAGTTACGGCATAAGCAGATACCGATGGTATTAGTTGAGTGGAAGCACAGCTTAGGTTCAAACCTgacatgggagacagaagagttgatgagaactcGTTACCCTCGTTGGTTTGAacttgaccagatttcgaggacggaatctcctttaaGGGTGGTAGATTTGTAA
- the LOC139853478 gene encoding uncharacterized protein, translating to MSQKARLKWAAEGGDNTKYFHSCIRRNLNKTKICGLSDCIWQESPTLINEEIFRFYKKSFQNAKILAIRLKRVIPQLVSQEHGTFIKGHYIVDGILVANDIIIEELKIRKCKSLVFKEDFAKAFDSLNWEYILGVLKVMGFGDRWIFWIGSCIKSASVSILINGSPTKEFVLKRGVSTGDFPLMYLGLSIGNKVTKLKDCELYIDKVHGWETILSSYARGGLNVGSLKAKNLALMAKT from the exons ATGTCacaaaaagctagattaaaatggGCGGCTGAGGGTGGTGACAATACGAAATACTTCCATTCATGTATTCGGCGTAATTTGAATAAGACAAAGATCTGTGGCCTGTCAGACTGTATATGGCAGGAATCACCCACTCTAATTAATGAAGAAATCTTCAGATTCTACAAGAAAAGTTTCCAGAACG CTAAAATCCTAGCTATTCGTCTAAAAAGGGTGATACCACAACTTGTTAGTCAAGAGCATGGTACATTTATTAAAGGACACTACATAGTTGATGGTATCTTGGTTGCTAATGATATAATAATTGAGGAGCTAAAAATCCGAAAATGTAAAAGTTTAGTTTTCAAGGAAGATTTTGCCAAAGCATTTGATAGTTTGAACTGGGAGTATATCCTAGGTGTCCTGAAAGTTATGGGTTTCGGTGATAGATGGATATTTTGGATTGGTTCATGTATCAAGTCGGCTTCCGTATCCATCCTTATTAACGGGTCCCCAACAAAAGAGTTTGTACTTAAGAGAGGAGTAAG TACGGGTGACTTTCCGTTGATGTATCTCGGGTTGTCAATTGGGAACAAAGTGACAAAATTAAAAGATTGTGAACTGTACATTGATAAGGTTCACG GCTGGGAAACCATTTTGTCTTCGTATGCTCGAGGTGGGTTAAACGTTGGTTCTCTTAAAGCTAAAAATTTGGCTTTAATGG cgaaaACATAA
- the LOC139853488 gene encoding uncharacterized protein: MYADPRRQPVIFTVGEQVYLKVSPWKRVIRFGKKGNLAPRYIGPFRIQQVLNDQTVVLDLPAELAGIHNTINVSYLRKCKVDDVSQILPLQDLKVDMNKKLVEEPVRIVVKKITKLRHKQIPMATL, translated from the exons ATGTATGCCGATCCTCGCAGACAGCCAGTTATTTTCACCGTAGGTGAGCAGGTATACTTGAAAGTATCGCCCTGGAAAAGagtcattcgttttggtaaaaaGGGAAATTTAGCTCCGAGGTACATTGGGCCGTTTAGAATACAAcaggtgttgaatgatcagacagtAGTATTAGATCTTCCTgctgagttagctggtattcacaaCACAATCAATGTGTCTTATCTTCGTAAGTGCAAGGTAGACGATGTAAGTCAGATTCTACCACTACAAGATTTGAAAGTTGATATGAataagaagttagtagaagagccTGTAAGAATTGTAGTCAAGAAGATTACTAAGTTACGGCATAAGCAGATACCGATG GCTACACTCTGA